The genomic interval CTGTCCCATCGCGATGGAAGGACAGAGAGGTGGAACCTATATCCCATCAGCTCAGTCACAGTGACACCGATACTGTCCCATCGTGATGGAAGGACAGAGAGGTGGAACCTATATCCCATCAGCTCAGTCACAGTGACACTCCGATCCTGTCCCATCGCGATGGAAGGACAGAGAGGTGGAACCTATATCCCATCAGCACAGTGACACCGATCCTGTCCCATCGCGATGGAAGGACAGAGAGGTGGAACCTATATCCCATCAGCTCAGTCACAGTGACACCGATACTGTCCCATCGCgatggaaggatagagaggtggAACCTATATCCCATCAGCTCAGTGACAGTGACACCGATCCTGTCCCATCGCGATGGGAGGACAGAGAGGTGGAACCTATATCCCATCAGCTCAGTCACAGTGACACCGATACTGTCCCATCACGTTGGGAGGACAGAGAGGTGGAACCTATATCCCATCAGCTCAGTCACAGTGACACTCCGATCCTGTCCCATCGCGATGGGAGGACAGAGAGGAGGAACCTATATCCCATCAGTTCAGTCACACCGATCCTGTCCCATCGCGATGGGAGGACAGAGAGGTGGAACCTATATCCCATCAGCTCAGTCACAGTGACACCGATTCTGTCCCATCGTGATGGAACGACAGAGAGGTGGAACCTATATCCCATCAGCTCAGTCACAGTGACTCCGATTCTGTCCCATCGCGTTGGGAGGACAGAGAGGTGGAACCTATCTCCCATCAGCTCAATCACAGTGACACCGATGTCTCAGCAAGTCCCTGTTAGTGAAGGCCCCATCACTGACCTCTCCTGCAGGGCAGTCCGGTCACTGTGGTACATAGAGCCATGTGCCCCCGGCTGGCGCCCTGGCACCTGTGACCCCGAGAGGGAGGCCAGCACACTCGCTGCCGCGGACGCCGTGGTGGTTGGCTGGGCGAAGCGTCGGTCCCGGGTGGGTAACCCGCTGGCTGTCAGGACGGGGTGCACCAAGACGCTGGCCAACAAGTTCTCCGGCTGTGAGGAGAAAAGGAACGGGAACACTTTATCCCCCAAACAGGCAGGGGCAAAGGTGGGGTCAGCAGGTCACGCAGGAAGGGAAGGTCTAtgggcggttatatggggtaataggagttatagggaggggttataaggggcaataagaggagttatcgggagcagttatatgggaatATAGGAAGAATTGTAAAGAACAGTTATGTGGGAGTtatggggagaggttatatggggtaataggaggagtgatAGTGTAtgtagaggttatatggggtaataggaggagttatagtgtatgtagaggttatatggggtaataggaggagttatactgtatgtagaggttactgtatatggtgtaataggaggaattatactgtatatagaggtTATACTATATGATAGTAGAGAGAAGGACTGGTCCGATGACACTGGTCCGTACACACTGAGCACTGACCGCAGTGCCGGACTCATTGGACAGGATGGAGCTGCAGATGGGGGCTTCGTACAGGATCTGCTGAGCGGGGggggcgttggccgcgtcctgcTGAACCTTCTCCTTCACGTGACCGATGAACACCGAGCTCTCCAGCGGGGGCTGCCAGTGCGGGTTCGTGATGGCAAAATGCATGAGGGACAACTCGGTTTTGCCATTTTCTGCCTGCTGGTACACGGAGGCCTGAGTCTGCCCCTCCGACAGCCACTGCGGGGAACCGAGACATGGAGAGAGGGGCGTCAGAGGGACGGAGAGAAGGGGCGTCAGAGGGACGGGGGCCTGAGTCTGCCCCTCCGACAGCCACTGCGGGGGAACCAAGACATGGAGAGAGGGGCGTCAGAGGGACGGAGGCTTGAGTCTGCCCCTCCGACAGCCACTGCGGGGGAACCGAGACATGGAGAGAAGGGGCGTCAGAGGGACGGGGAGAAGGGGCGTCAGAGGGACGGAGGCCTGAGTCTGCCCCTCCGACAGCCACTGCGGGGAACCGAGACATGGAGAGAGGGGCGTCAGAGGGACGGAGAGAAGGGGCGTCAGAGGGACGGGGGCCTGAGTCTGCCCCTCCGACAGCCACTGCGGGGGAACCAAGACATGGAGAGAGGGGCGTCAGAGGGACGGAGGCCTGAGTCTGCCCCTCCGACAGCCACTGCGGGGGAACCGAGACATGGAGAGAAGGGGCGTCAGAGGGACGGGGAGAAGGGGCGTCAGAGGGACGGGGAGAGGGCGTcagagggacggagagagggggCGTCAGAGGGATGGGGGCCTGAGTCTGCCCCTCCGACATCCACTGCGGGGAACCGAGACATGGAGAGAGGGGCGTCAGAGGGACGGAGAGAAGGGGCGTCAGAGGGACGGGGGCCTGAGTCTGCCCCTCCGACAGCCACTGCGGGGAACCGAGACATGGAGAGAGGGGCGTCAGAGGGACGGAGAGAAGGGGCATCAGAGGGACGGGGGCCTGAGTCTGCCCCTCCGACAGCCACTGCGGGGAACCGAGACATGGAGAGAGGGGCGTCAGAGGGACGGAGAGAAGGGGCATCAGAGGGACGGGGGCCTGAGTCTGCCCCTCCGACAGCCACTGCGGGGAACCGAGACATGGAGAGAGGGGCGTCAGAGGGACGGAGAGAAGGGGCATCAGAGGGACGGGGGCCTGAGTCTGCCCCTCCGACAGCCACCGCGGGGGAACCAAGACATGGAGAGAGGGGCGTCAGAGGGACGGAGGCTTGAGTCTGCCCCTCCGACAGCCACTGCGGGGGAACCGAGACATGGAGAGAAGGGGCGTCAGAGGGACGGGGAGAAGGGGCGTCAGAGGGACGGGGAGAGGGCGTCAGAGGGACGGGGAGAAGGGGCGTCAGAGGTACGGAGGCCTGAGTCTGCCCCTCCGACAGCCACTGCGGGGAAccgagacacggagagaggggcgtcagaggggcggggagaaggggcgtcagagggacggggagagggcgtcagagggacggagagagggggcgtcagagggacggggagagggcgtcagagggacggggagaaggggcgtcagagggacggagagagggggCGTCAGAGGGACGGGGAGAGGGCGTCAGAGGGACGGGGAGAAGGGGCGTCAGAGGGACGGGGAGAAGGGGCGTCAGAGGGACGGGGAGAAGGGGCGTCAGAGGGACGGGGAGAAGGGGCGTCAGAGGGACGGGGAGAAGGGGCGTCAGAGGGACGGGGAGAAGGGGCGTCAGAGGGACGGAGGCCTGAGTCTGCCCCTCCGACAGCCACTGCGGGGAACCGAGACATGGAGAGAGGGGTGTCAGAGGGACGGGGAGAAGGGGCGTCAGAGGGACGGGGAGAAGGGGCGTCAGAGGGACGGGGAGAAGGGGCGTCAGAGGGACGGGGAGAAGGGGCGTCAGAGGGACGGGGAGAAGGGGCGTCAGAGGGACGGGGAGAGGGCGTCAGAGGGACGGGGAGAAGGGGCGTcagagggacggagagagggggCGTCAGAGGGACGGGGAGAGGGCGTCAGAGGGACGGGGAGAAGGGGCGTCAGAGGGACGGAGGCCTGAGTCTGCCCCTCCGACAGCCACTGCGGGGAAccgagacacggagagaggggcgtcagaggggcggggagaaggggcgtcagagggacggggagaaggggtgtcagagggacggggagaaggggcgtcagagggacggggagagggcgtcagagggacggagagagggggcgtcagagggacggggagagggggTCAGAGGGACGGGGAGAAGCGGTGTCAGAGGGACGGAGGCCTGAGTCTGCCCCTCCGACAGCCACTGCGGGGAAccgagacacggagagaggggcGTCAGAGGGGCGGGGAGAAGGGGCGTCAGAGGGACGGGGAGAGGGCGTCAGAGGGACGGGGAGAGGGCGTCAGAGGGACGGGGAGAAGGGGCGTCAGAGGGACGGAGGCCTGAGTCTGCCCCTCCGACAGCCACTGCGGGGAACCGAGACATGGAGAGAGGGGTGTCAGAGGGACGGGGAGAAGGGGTGTCAGAGGGACGGGGAGAAGGGGCGTCAGAGGGACGGGGAGAAGGGGCGTCAGAGGGACGGGGAGAAGGGGCGTCAGAGGGACGGGGAGAAGGGGCGTCAGAGGGACGGGGAGAAGGGGTCGTCAGAGGGACTGGGAGAAGAGGTCGTCAGAGGGGCGGAGAGAAGGGGCGTCAGAGGGACGGGGAGAAGGGGCGTCAGAGGGGCGGGGAGAAGGGGCGTCAGAGGGACGGGGAGAAGGGGCATCAGAGGGTCGGGGAGAAGGGGCGTCAGAGGGACGGGGAGAAAGGGCATCAGAGGGGCGGGGAGAAAGGGCATCAGAGGGGCGGGGAGAAGGGGCGTCAGAGGGACGGGGAGAAGGGGCGTCAGAGGGGCGGGGAGAAGGGGCTTCAGAGGGACGGAGGCCTGAGTCTGCCCCTCCGACAGCCACTGCGGGGAAccgagacacggagagaggggcgtcagaggggcggggagaaggggcgtcagagggacggggagaaggggtgtcagagggacggggagaaggggcgtcagagggacggggagagggcgtcagagggacggagagagggggcgtcagagggacggggagagagggtcagagggACGGGGAGAAGCGGTGTCAGAGGGACGGAGGCCTGAGTCTGCCCCTCCGACAGCCACTGCGGGGAAccgagacacggagagaggggcGTCAGAGGGGCGGGGAGAAGGGGCGTCAGAGGGACGGGGAGAGGGCGTCAGAGGGACGGGGAGAGGGCGTCAGAGGGACGGGGAGAAGGGGCGTCAGAGGGACGGAGGCCTGAGTCTGCCCCTCCGACAGCCACTGCGGGGAACCGAGACATGGAGAGAGGGGTGTCAGAGGGACGGGGAGAAGGGGTGTCAGAGGGACGGGGAGAAGGGGCGTCAGAGGGACGGGGAGAAGGGGCGTCAGAGGGACGGGGAGAAGGGGCGTCAGAGGGACGGGGAGAAGGGCGTCAGAGGGACGGGGAGAAGGGGCGTCAGAGGGACGGGGAGAAGGGGTCGTCAGAGGGACTGGGAGAAGAGGTCGTCAGAGGGGCGGAGAGAAGGGGCGTCAGAGGGACGGGGAGAAGGGGCGTCAGAGGGGCGGGGAGAAGGGGCGTCAGAGGGACGGGGAGAAGGGGCATCAGAGGGTCGGGGAGAAGGGGCGTCAGAGGGACGGGGAGAAAGGGCATCAGAGGGGCGGGGAGAAAGGGCATCAGAGGGGCGGGGAGAAGGGGCGTCAGAGGGACGGGGAGAAGGGGCGTCAGAGGGGCGGGGAGAAGGGGCTTCAGAGGGACGGAGGCCTGAGTCTGCCCCTCCGACAGCCACTGCGGGGAACCGAGACATGGAGAGAGGGGCGTCAGAGGGACGGGGAGAAGGGGCGTCAGAGGGGCGGGGAGAAGGGGCATCAGAGGGACGGGGAGAAGGGGCGTCAGAGGGACGGGGAGAAGGGGCGTCAGAGGGACGGGGAGAAGGGGCGTCAGAGGGGGGTCAGAGGGACTGGGAGAAGGGGCGTCAGAGGGACGGGGAGAAGGGGCGTCAGAGGGACGGGGAGAAGGGGCGTCAGAGGGACGGGGAGAAGGGGCGTCAGAGGGACGGGGAGAAGGGGCGTCAGAGGGGCGGGGAGAAGGGGCATcagagggatggggagaagggGCGTCAGAGGGACGGGGAGAAGGGGCGTCAGAGGGACGGGGAGAAGGGGCGTCAGAGGGACGGGGAGAAGGGGCGTCATAGGGGGGTCAGAGGGACTGGGAGAAGGGGCGTCAGAGGGGCGGGGAGAAGGGGCGTCAGAGGGGCGGGGAGAAGGGGCATCAGAGGGACGTGGAGAAGGGGCGTCAGAGGGGCGGGGAGAAGGGGCGTCAGAGGGACGGGAGAAGGGGCATCAGAGGGGCGGGGAGAAGGGGCGTCAGAGGGGCGGGGAGAAGGGGCGTCAGAGGGGCGGGGAGAAGGGGCGTCAGAGGGGCGGGGAGAAGGGGCGTCAGAGGGGCGGGGAGAAGGGGCGTCAGAGGGACGGGGAGAAGGGGCGTCAGAGGGGCGAGGAGAAGGGGCGTCAGAGGGGCGGGGAGAAGGGGCGTCAGAGGGGCGGGGAGAAGGGGCGTCAGAGGGACGGGGAGAAGGGGCGTCAGAGGGACGGGGAGAAGGGGCGTCAGAGGGACGGGGAGAAGGGGCGTCAGAGGGGCGGGGAGAAGGGGCGTCAGAGGGGCGGGGAGAAGGGGCGTCAGAGGGGCGGGGAGAAGGGGCGTCAGAGGGGCGGGGAGAAGGGGCGTCAGAGGGACGGGGAAAAGGGGCGTCAGAGGGACGGGGAGAAGGGGCGTCAGAGGGACGGGGAGAAGGGGCGTCAGAGGGACGGGGAGAAGGGGCGTCAGAGGGACGGGGAGAAGGGGCGTCAGAGGGACTGTGAGAAGGGTGCATCAGAGGGACGTGGAGAGGGGCATCAGAGTGACTGTGAGAAGGGGGCATCAGAGGGACTGTGAGAAGGGGGCATCAGAGGGACGGAGGTAAGGGGGCGTCAGAGGGATGGAGGTAAGGGGGCATCAGAGGGATGGAGGTAAGGGGGCGTCAGAGGGatggaggtaagggggcagttATATACAAAAAGCTTCTTCTCCGAAAATCTCGGATTTTGCTCTGTATTCCTGACCCACCCTCTTTTCCTCTCCCATCTCACAGGTACTCGTCAGGCTCACTTACAGGCTCCTCCCCCTTCCATTGTTATTCCTTTCTTacacacaggcccctcccccctttacctgcaggcccctcccctctccctcacctgAGGGTTCCCGTGTTTTCGGACGTCCATCTGAGCGAAGGAGCAGATGTCTCCGACTCCCACCACCTCCACGGAGAAATTCCGGAAGAAATCGATGATCTCCAGAGACTTGTGCCGCAGAGAGAAGATCAGGATGAAAGGCGTGATGATCGGACTGAGGAGCTCCTCCAAGATAAAGACCTGAGGAAGAGACCGTCCGAGACGTTACACCTGTGTATATACACGAAGAGACCGACCGAGACGTTACACCTGTGTATATACACGAAGAGACCGACCGAGATGTTACACCTGTGTATATACACGAGAGACCGGCCGAGACGTTACACCTGTGTATATACACGAAGAGAAGGGGCGTCAGAGGGACGGAGCGAAGGGAGTGTCATAAagatggagagaagggagcgtTCCCTTCTCTCCATCCCTCTGACGCCCCTTCTCTCCGTCCCTCTGACGCCCCTTCTCTCCATCCCTCTGACGCCCCTTCTCTCCGTCCCTCTGACGCCCCCATCTCTCCGTCCCTCTGACGCCCCTTCTCTCCGTCCCTCTGACGCCCCTTCTCTCCGTCCCTCTGATGCCCCTTCTCTCCGTCCCTCTGACGCCCCTTCTCTCCGTCCCTCTGACGCCCCTTCTCTCCGTCCCTCTGACGCCCCTTCTCCCCGTCCCCCTGATGCCCCTTCTCTCCGTCCCTCTGACGCCCCTTCTCTCCGTCCCTCTGACGCCCCCTTCTCTCCGTCCCCCTGACACCCCTTCTCTCCGTCCCTCTGACGCCCCTTCTCCCCGTCCCCCTGACGCCCCTTCTCTCCGTCCCTCTGACGCCCCTTCTCCCCGTCCCCCTGATGCCCCTTTTCTCCGTCCCTCTGACGCCCCCATCTCTCCGTCCCTCTGACGCCCCTTCTCTCCGTCCCTCTGACGCCCCTTCTCTCCGTCCCTCTGATGCCCCTTCTCTCCGTCCCTCTGACGCCCCTTCTCTCCGTCCCTCTGACGCCCCTTCTCTCCGTCCCTCTGACGCCCCTTCTCCCCGTCCCCCTGATGCCCCTTCTCTCCGTCCCTCTGACGCCCCTTCTCTCCGTCCCTCTGACGCCCCCTTCTCTCCGTCCCCCTGACACCCCTTCTCTCCGTCCCTCTGACGCCCCTTCTCCCCGTCCCCCTGACGCCCCTTCTCTCCGTCCCTCTGACGCCCCTTCTCCCCGTCCCCCTGATGCCCCTTCTCTCCGTCCCTCTGACGCCCCTTCTCCCCGTCCCCCTGATGCCCCTTCTCTCCGTCCCTCTGACGCCcccttctctccatccttctggAGAGTGGAACGGGGAGGAAGGGGTGTGTATCCCTATTTTTTGTACATAGAAATATTGATGGATCACTGGTATTGCAATCCCGCACGGTGTCCATCAGCACAAACCGCTTGCCCAAGAGTGAGACAGGTCATATAGATATCAACTAGCCACAGCAGGTTATAATATCCAAACAGTAACGTCAGAAACGCCCTATATACATCTCGTGTCCCGGTGTGGCTTCCGGTCTCGGGTCTCTCGTTTGTCTTCCGGTTCTCTCGTGTCCCTGGCGTGTCTCCCGGGTCTCTCGAGTATCTTGAGTCTCCCTTGTCTCTCGAGACTCCCGGGTCTCCCGAGACTCCCGGGTCACTCATCAacattatattgtatttgtatggCACCTACATATTCCCCagcacagtacaatgtgggagggcaGACAAGACCATTGACCCTGTGCGTGTAACTATTCTCCTGCGTGATGTGAATAGTTACTTTGCTACTTATCACAAGAGAGACCCTACACGCAGCGATATGTAGGGACGTCTCGTGTGAGTCCACCGTGTCTCTGTGTATAAAACGCGCTCATTACAATTAGGATGTTTGCGTTGCGCTGAAATTGTGCAGCTCGGGAGTCTGGCATGTGAGGAGTTAAGACGGTTAAATCAGAATGGAAAGAGCATCCTCAGAAAGTAGGACTATTTGTCGGATAGTAACGGTGTCGGATACTAGTAGTAATGAATGAATCAGCCTGGAATAAGGGAGGTTTGTCGGAGCGGAGATGGATGCTGTGAGAAGACGTCTGGAGATACAAATATACGGAGACATTGTTCTGCCATGAatgtctaaatcaggggtgcgcagacgttttcctctgcccccccctgcctgcgctCTGCCCCTGCGcacgccccctccttaccttatcTCCGGCGTTTCTGATGTCATTTGTCTGacgtgtcgccagaagccgccggagacgaGCTAAGGGAACTTACACAGGCTTCGCGCgctccccccggcatttaattaaaatgattTGGGGAACAGCGCGCGGCCTCTGGAAGCGCCGCAcccagaaaatctcgcgccccccccccaccggtcTAAAGGATAACAGCTTAAGACATAAACATGTTTTCTTATTGTCCATTAATATTATTGCTGTGTATAATCTGGGTGTCGTGAGAGAAAGCAGTACCTGCCACGTACAGTATAGCTGGATATAAGAAAAGGGGGTAAAGGTTGTGCTGAGGCAGAGAGATCGGGGCTAGGAAATAGCAGCATGCTGATTGGTTCTTCCCGCTGAACCTGTACCTCTGTAATATACTCTCTGTCTGAAGAATAACTTATCACTGGAACAAAGATACCGGCCTCAATCTTGAAGGATCAACCACCATTGTCCACGTTTCAGTCACCAGAGGGGCCCTTCAGCAGGTATAATCTCACCCGGTCTATTAAAAAGCAGCATGCAGTATATATACGACTCCATCTTATCCTAAGGCTGAAATCCAGTCCTTGCATTCTAACCCCGAGCCCAACGCATTCCGCGGCAGCTCTCGCGACCCGTCCATTCCCCCCGGAGGCGCCCGCACTGGCGCCATGGGCGAGTTCTCTTACCGCTTTGTACTGGAAGAGCTGTGACAGCTCGTTGCGCGTCTCTAACTTGTGCGCGTGACCCTGCCAGTGGTCGGGCATGTAGTGTATATGTGCCAGGACGCACTGCAGGAGCTGCTCCGGGCACCACACCATGTGCTCGTCCGGTATAAAGGacctgcagggggagagggcatcGGGTTACCAGGCAGAAGAGACGCGCCCCGCGCCGGCCAGTTCCAGGATACGGGCTCCTTCGTGAGAGAACCACCAAGCTCTTAAAGAAGAAATTGCCCCTATTGTTTCCAAAAATGATCTATGAGTCACCCTCAGACAGCGTTTTCTGCGGGGGAAATAAAATGGCCGTCAGTACTAGGGATGTGCAAGACCAGTGCAAAAGAATAAACCCAGATGTGCTGAAAAGAAAAGCGCCAGTGTCTTGTTAATGGGATTCCTTCTCCCCGATAAATCTGGTGCCCGTACTTTCTCTCGTCTCCCCCTCTGGCACACGGACGCCTCGGTACACTGCGCGGTACTCTGCGCGGTACACTGCGCGGTACACTGCGCGGTACTCACGACCCGCGCTGGCCGTGGTGTTACCTGCATGAGGAAGACGGTACAGACTGTGTGACGCTGCTTGGTAATGCTAAAAGAAATCTGCGTTGTGGCCCATTAATGTGATGTGGTATACAGAACGGGGGGCGTGCGTAACCTGCTGTCCCAGGTAACACAACAGGGTtttcatttaaataaaatatgaccgttatacacacgcacacacacacacacacacacacagacgcacacacccatacacacacacacacagacgcacacccatacacacacacacacagacgcacacccatacatacacacacacacacacacacacacacacatacatacagacacacacacatacagacgcacacacgcatacacacgcatacacacgcacacgcacacaaccttcccaaatatatattttgaataaaatggtcttttagtttaactctttggccaaattgttgtaagcccttgagcccctccatggcagaccacgtctcaagggtacctaacactaatataaattcttaataacctgtacattaccaggaagaatgatttataataaatctgtcaacattagttgcatagttctaagtctgattgaaactcttattaacctgtataatacctgGAAAAgccctctgtattagatttgtcgcaatcaaactgcacgcaagctcccatgagtgtggaaggtggaatggagtgagctttaaccatttaaatgtgggaggggtgagcttcaaactagggaaggaggagccaccctccaaatcagccaggaccagctgaacaagaattacaaatatacaggagcttataggggtcctgtatgttttgtaatCCCATGATATTTGTGCCTGGATTCATTATTGATTAGATCATTATGATTGATGTGTAAAAGTCGGTGCGCAGGGTTCATTGCAACATCGGCCCCAATGAGAATCCCTCGTCCTCATCTCTACCTACTCACCGGGCCACGGtgaccagcactcccagcacggTGATGGTGGTCAGTATGTGCTGGACGATCAGCACATCCTCATCTACCTCTATGTACTCACCGGGCCACCGtgaccagcactcccagcacggTGATGGTGGTCAGTATGTGCTGGACTGTCAGCACATCCTCATCGTAGACCGTCAGAGCGATGAGGACAGCCAGCAGAGACCCTGCGAAGAAGCCCAGGTTCTTGGCAGCGATGGCCAGCAGCTGGGAGGCGAAGGAGTTCATGTACTTGGTGGCCGGCTTGTAGCCTCTGCTCAGTCGTGTCTGCAACTCATGGGTCAGCTCGTTGAAGTGACGCAGGTACAGACGGCCATAGAGTGACCATCGCCTGGCACCCAGGCAGCCTGGTTCACGTTTGATGACCTCTGTGTAGCTGAAAAAGGCGTAGAGTATCTGCCAGACCAGGATGAATGGACAGAGAAGGAGGTTGGCCAGACCCAGTAGGAAGATGGTCCGCCTCAGCTCCTGGGCCAGCTCCAGCCTCTGGCTGGGACGCTTGTACTTGGGCTGCAGGTTCCACTTGTTCTGGAAGAGTGAGCCAGGACCCCAGAAGAACAGCAGCTCCAGGTTGTACTTGAGACCCTGGCTAAGGAAGGTGGCCTNNNNNNNNNNNNNNNNNNNNNNNNNNNNNNNNNNNNNNNNNNNNNNNNNNNNNNNNNNNNNNNNNNNNNNNNNNNNNNNNNNNNNNNNNNNNNNNNNNNNNNNNNNNNNNNNNNNNNNNNNNNNNNNNNNNNNNNNNNNNNNNNNNNNNNNNNNNNNNNNNNNNNNNNNNNNNNNNNNNNNNNNNNNNNNNNNNNNNNNNgctatatacaggtactatacaggagaggaccttgtacacaggtCGCCGaccggtgcggccccacgggggaaggagctatatacaggtactatacaggagaggaccttgtacacagtgcggtgcggccccacgggggaaggcgctatatacaggtactatacaggagaggaccttgtacacagctgcggtgcggccccacgggggaaggagctatatacaggtact from Ascaphus truei isolate aAscTru1 chromosome 2 unlocalized genomic scaffold, aAscTru1.hap1 SUPER_2_unloc_1, whole genome shotgun sequence carries:
- the LOC142473252 gene encoding autophagy-related protein 9A-like translates to MHPWFKATFLSQGLKYNLELLFFWGPGSLFQNKWNLQPKYKRPSQRLELAQELRRTIFLLGLANLLLCPFILVWQILYAFFSYTEVIKREPGCLGARRWSLYGRLYLRHFNELTHELQTRLSRGYKPATKYMNSFASQLLAIAAKNLGFFAGSLLAVLIALTVYDEDVLTVQHILTTITVLGVLVTVARSFIPDEHMVWCPEQLLQCVLAHIHYMPDHWQGHAHKLETRNELSQLFQYKAVFILEELLSPIITPFILIFSLRHKSLEIIDFFRNFSVEVVGVGDICSFAQMDVRKHGNPQWLSEGQTQASVYQQAENGKTELSLMHFAITNPHWQPPLESSVFIGHVKEKVQQDAANAPPAQQILYEAPICSSILSNESGTAPENLLASVLVHPVLTASGLPTRDRRFAQPTTTASAAASVLASLSGSQVPGRQPGAHGSMYHSDRTALQESTMSRSDPQLQSISLSSLLASEFASAEMSLHAIYMHEVHQFQGSSQRPLGMWHAADISRHQRHEPGVRSALSGSRSGYRGLRLGGWDEEEQLQEVEERSPLQPASTGQSTNSSSS